The DNA sequence AATATATTGTTTGATAGCTTTCTACCACCTGGGAAAATTGCATGCTTAATCTTTCTATTAGGGTCCTTTAAATCTATTACTGCTACACCAAAATTTTCAGAACTACTATGCAGAGCTAGTAAATATCTGGCTTTATTGATTAATGGCATTCTTCATTTAAGTGGGAATTTCTTTCCCTGGACATAACCGGAGCCATTTACCTTCATCTTCACGAAAACTCTCGCAACTTCTTACATCCCACTCAATTGAACTACTTTGATTTGGAATGTCTTTAACAATGATATGAATAGCAGGATTGTTACCTTGGAAGTCTGGAGATTGTGTTAAGTGTTCTACACCATGCTGCCTCTCCACAGCGTGATATGTCTTGCATCTATCTATCCAATGACAGTTCACACAGATACACATGTTCTTAGATGGTTCTAGTCACACAAAATGAAAAGGTGATCAAGCAGTGTTATTAGAATCGCTTTTGAGCAGACTGAAGCCATCTATGTGGCCTATTAGTCTTAATCAGCTCCCAGCTGGATCAGCTCTGGTAGGAGGCGCAGTGAGAGATGCTTTGCTTGATGTTCTTCAGCATAAGCCAGATCTTGATTTAATTGTCCCATCCAAGGCTGTTGAATTTGCTAAAGAGTTTTCGGACAGAGAAGGAGGCAGTTGTGTTGTTCTTGATAAAGAAAGAGATATAGCTCGACTAGTTCTAAATGGTTGGACTATTGACCTTGCTTGTCAGGTTGGGAATTCTTTGGAAGAGGATTTATGGCGAAGAGATTACACAATTAATGCAATTGCTTTGACTCTTTCGAATGATCCGATAATTATTGATCCTACTGGAGGCATTCTTGACTTAGAAAAGAAAAAACTTGTTGCAATTAGTCAGCAAAATTTAATAGATGATCCTTTGAGGCTATTGAGAGGGTTCAGGTTGAGCTCTGAGTTGAGATTTGATCTAGATGAAATGACCAAGAATTTTATAAAAATTAATGCAAAGCTACTTAAACATGTTGCTCCAGAACGAATTAAAGGAGAGTTGGAGAGATTGGTTCATGGGGACTGGGCTGATCAAGTAATTCTGCAAATAAAGAAACTTGGACTTTTAGAACCGTGGCAATCTACTGATCAATTTTTTACTTTTAACAATCAATCTTTGGAAACAACTTCTGCTTTCCATCAAAATGAGCTAAAAATTGCTTTGCCTATAGTTCGACTAACAAATTTATTAAGTGATCAAGGATTAAAAGAGTTAAGTTTTTCTAGAAAAAAATTACAAAATTGTCATCTTTTGCGCTTCTGGCAGCATAAAAATGACGGACTAGCCTTTGAAACTCTTGATGAAATTGAGCGCCTTCAGTTGCATAAGGATCTAGAAACTTTTTTACCTGCATTGATTTTGCAATTACCTCAGAGAGACCAGTCAGCTTGGTTGAAACGCTGGAGAGATAATGCTGATCCTCTTTTTCACCCATCTTGTCCCATTGATGGATTTACTTTGCAAGAGATGTTTCAATCTCCCAAAGGGCCTTGGATCGGCCAATTAATGAATTTACTTTGTAAGGAAAGAGCCTTTGGAAGGTTGCATAATCGAAAAGAAGCATTTCAATTGGCTCGTTACTGGTGGGAACACAACCAACCTTTTTGTGATTAACTACACATACGGAAGTCAGTTTTCCCCTGATGAGGTTCTTCTCCTATAGCCCTTTTGTTCCATGAGTGTTCGTCTTTACATTGGTAACTTGCCGCAAAACTTGAAGCTCAAAGAGCTTGAAGCACTATTTGCAGGGATTGGGAAAGGGATTCGCTTTAAAGCCGTTTTAGACAGAGAAACAAAGGCTTGTAGAGGATTTGGCTTTGCAAATGTTGATGATGAGAAATTGGCAAATGAAGTTATCGAGCAGTTGAATGGTCATGAATTTAATGGGAATAACTTGAGGGTTGAGCGATCAGAACGTAAGGAATCAAATCATGGTTCAGGAAGACGAAATAACTCTTCAGGCGCTTCCAAAACAAAAGCAGTAAAACGTAAAGATGTTAAGAAAGTTGTACATAGTGACGCTCCTAATGAACAAGCCCCTGATCCAAGATGGGCTGGGGAACTTTCTAAATTAAAGGAACTTTTGGCTAATCAGAAAACTGCTGTTTGAGCAAAACTTAGGCTTGCAATTGCACTGATTGGGGAAAATTTTACTTAGTTTGGGCTATTAAATAACAGATTGGAATTTCTAGTATTTTTACCCATTTATTTACATAAGCTCGATTATTGAAAACGTCATAATCTAGTCTTTCTATTGAGTTTAAAATACCTCTATAAAGCCTTAAAGAGGTCCATACAGGCCATCTAGCATCTGAAGAAAGCCATCTAATGCCTGCCTCAGAAGAAGAAAACCATTCTCTTGCTCGCTTTAACTGAAATGCCATCAGTTCTTTCCACTGTGAATTTATTTTCCCAGCCATTAGATCACTTTCTGAATACCCAAATTTTTTAAGGTCTTCTTGTGGAATATATATTCGACCTCTTGCTCTATCTTCTCCCACATCTCTAAGTATGTTTGTTAGTTGATTCGCAATGCCTAGTGCTACTGCTGCTTTTGAAGGATCTGGCTTCTCACTCCAAGGAGCATTGGTATAGGCAGGGTCAAGACCCATTACGTTTTGAGTCATTAGACCAACTGTTCCAGCCACTCTGTAGCAATAAAGCTC is a window from the Prochlorococcus marinus str. MIT 9211 genome containing:
- a CDS encoding RNA recognition motif domain-containing protein is translated as MSVRLYIGNLPQNLKLKELEALFAGIGKGIRFKAVLDRETKACRGFGFANVDDEKLANEVIEQLNGHEFNGNNLRVERSERKESNHGSGRRNNSSGASKTKAVKRKDVKKVVHSDAPNEQAPDPRWAGELSKLKELLANQKTAV
- a CDS encoding CCA tRNA nucleotidyltransferase, coding for MWPISLNQLPAGSALVGGAVRDALLDVLQHKPDLDLIVPSKAVEFAKEFSDREGGSCVVLDKERDIARLVLNGWTIDLACQVGNSLEEDLWRRDYTINAIALTLSNDPIIIDPTGGILDLEKKKLVAISQQNLIDDPLRLLRGFRLSSELRFDLDEMTKNFIKINAKLLKHVAPERIKGELERLVHGDWADQVILQIKKLGLLEPWQSTDQFFTFNNQSLETTSAFHQNELKIALPIVRLTNLLSDQGLKELSFSRKKLQNCHLLRFWQHKNDGLAFETLDEIERLQLHKDLETFLPALILQLPQRDQSAWLKRWRDNADPLFHPSCPIDGFTLQEMFQSPKGPWIGQLMNLLCKERAFGRLHNRKEAFQLARYWWEHNQPFCD
- a CDS encoding Ycf34 family protein, with translation MCICVNCHWIDRCKTYHAVERQHGVEHLTQSPDFQGNNPAIHIIVKDIPNQSSSIEWDVRSCESFREDEGKWLRLCPGKEIPT
- a CDS encoding phytoene synthase, with protein sequence MKNNSFVDLDKAYEICRKETAQWAKTFYLGTLLLPPNKRKAIWAIYVWCRRTDELMDSPEAQQRPINELADRLDEWEAKTRGIFAGEVKDELDAVMADTFEHFPQSIQPYLDMIEGQRMDLNTSRYSTFKELELYCYRVAGTVGLMTQNVMGLDPAYTNAPWSEKPDPSKAAVALGIANQLTNILRDVGEDRARGRIYIPQEDLKKFGYSESDLMAGKINSQWKELMAFQLKRAREWFSSSEAGIRWLSSDARWPVWTSLRLYRGILNSIERLDYDVFNNRAYVNKWVKILEIPICYLIAQTK